A section of the Peptoanaerobacter stomatis genome encodes:
- a CDS encoding S8 family serine peptidase has translation MNRKIISVALSLGMIFSVLPAQSYIFADKLPDISRQESENSENINDNSSPALQDLIRQADNDYKDNDEIKIIVSVNDKTMIQKYGMNVPDLKKLRTEDGLDDRVEYSRESQEKLIDQIEDKDVNFDVTERYDAALNGLAIKTTFKDAKVIAQLPEVNSIEISKVIPAPVMTSGNIMRPVDFSSNDMVGTGSAWQSEYTGKGKLIAIIDSGADPNHEIFKKTDDEHLRFKTKEQMDSYLKDKGINYPGDRWFNKKIVYGYNYADKSSDIKEKSQTSHGMHVAGIIAANLDDKFNQQGKLIKKGLKGVAYDSQLAILRVFGGGMLGGGTTPEIYNKAIDDAVKLGADSINMSLGATGTTDSRLEKTTIEALKNAQQAGIVVAIAAGNDGFMGFQILDGPPSTQLDYGLINSPGIADLSLTVASVDNATMREKGIKIIGGAGEKTIPFQISADKIEFTTDEKEYVEIGYGYEEDYNNKNVEGKYALIKRGEPDGGKILNFSDKVKNAEKKGAIGAIVYNNIDETDLTSMGGINAKIPSCFISKNDGEYLKNNPNLKLQFTNSDSVMENPNSYNLSSFSSWGVTPEGNIKPDISAPGGKIYSSINNDEYTVMSGTSMATPHVAGGIAIVKEYVEKTFPNVMNAEKHSLIKNLLMSTATPREDKKTGAYMSPRGQGAGLMNLKNAIKASVVAIGTNGVSSINLRNLNTNDIKIKGQLKNYSNYEKEFNYYADLNTDTVEGGRILLKPQKIDSTKNSKKSIIVPANGTADFEVDFTLSDSDYEKFKAQMPNGFFLEGFVFFENSDSEQNISIPFVGFRGTWEKLQIIEDSIYKMSKENKKPYFYTETISQYLDAPFTHISSINEGKPVVLGRGEDSTFEKPVFDENKIAISPNGDGRSDRAVFVGTFLRNYKDFKINIYDENEENGVKKDYPIYTVEEQDDDGQKNFFNQNFPGTFNLSTTKSHWKWEGINNSSETVADGKYKMVVEAKLDGYNLEPQKMEFPIIVDTVFPRIVKSSYDESTRIYKLEQVEEKDSGVRSSVIVYGDKIYKPDSDGKFERLPENVDTTEAKIKIQDNAYNVLELPLDKSIRTGNEKTILVKPKLSSATIPSNKFKWKVLDAQGKWADPYNLKVGKYTLVIESVDEEYELLSPKEISFEITESDTQKVVEVEFAHKDREEAVLSMSNPYGAKFRLILADKETGKEYELNKKNEQLYMGFVPVGDYRIIIRDLSDDFYALITGGDYLPVRKNKTEYGINITISRKKMNSVTVNIERNGYDSEFDVLFRGKDLYKTRYYLHFNKGEDSKKINLPGKLPFEIYTTNFKAGNYGSDIINKEFLFGEYSVDIKLVSGMSSKPVPVEKEPLLLKIIQAKNLDKDDYKEESWEIFKDALELAQNTYDKANASQEEVDKALSDLTKAINSLELKKQEFSKKDLEEKIKKAEEIFDSLGDDYTNTSKDYLSTMIKMGKAMLQNKKATQEDIKIAIEAIDRAIKNLERKDGKIDTRELKELLEEIKNIIDNKNNYYEDNAMENLEARYKSAKELLESPDITVEDMERTISSLRLYLSKIKSKAERSVLRDKIEEYKNINLDLYKLDTKLEFIRALREAESVLKDNLALQDKIDKAVEKLETAKNNLILKDGSDDKYDYSINDISVTTTGTILNISSSIKPNKGDKFKSGDRVKIYFEGREYAKKYRITNISVITGKYARSVRVRRFDNSFLMPNDDVNINVKVDENDKTIVLIPDVFDGVATTQAQLQPENIIDKKVNISLNTAYNREVKKVGLTLPKEVLSELVKKDVENVSISFGDVGKLELNKEMINNLSSDDKDVNFSLKLLNISEVDMNKLKALNKNYGEKLEKELKYIVEIKKDDEEHSNFNAGKIKVTLPYTKPDESDFDVLYLDDNTDANKLVPISITNANYDEDEQVITFYTEHFSKFAIQEIDKEELIKEVEYSKEIESKLSAYENIGQAEFKEALKRAEEVLNKSKIEKGDIKKALEELKEKREALKLKSNNNNNNAKRPSTPGSNGGGGGGGGGSVASTQTVNPAVKKGELSKQYLDIKSKIDAKIQKILDNKNLYSKETLKEVQDAFEAFRYGVRDSKALLDTVLEKARIERITNILKIGYMSGYPNNTFKPDGKMTRAEVAVMFLTLVDPDEDKNIKLPFTDVKPGSWYANSVLQLDKLGYFKLSSSDKFEPNKNITRAEVAFIIAKLKKLDAGTKTFKDVSEEHWALRAISACADAGIISGYADETFKPDEQISRAEMVSMLSRAFDIKPNIEGKKAYSDVKQSHWAYNYIVSARKK, from the coding sequence GTGAATAGAAAAATAATTTCCGTTGCTTTATCGCTCGGTATGATATTTTCTGTATTACCCGCACAATCATACATATTTGCGGATAAATTGCCGGATATAAGCAGACAAGAAAGTGAAAATTCAGAAAATATTAATGACAACTCATCGCCGGCACTTCAAGACTTAATCAGACAAGCAGATAATGATTATAAGGATAATGATGAGATAAAAATAATTGTGTCTGTAAATGACAAAACTATGATACAAAAATACGGTATGAATGTGCCGGATTTGAAGAAATTGCGTACGGAAGACGGTTTGGATGATAGAGTAGAATATTCAAGAGAATCACAAGAAAAACTTATAGATCAAATAGAAGATAAAGATGTGAATTTTGATGTAACAGAACGTTATGATGCTGCACTTAACGGTCTCGCTATAAAGACAACATTTAAAGATGCAAAAGTTATAGCACAATTACCTGAAGTAAATTCTATTGAGATAAGCAAGGTAATACCTGCTCCTGTTATGACAAGCGGAAATATAATGAGACCTGTAGATTTTTCAAGTAATGACATGGTAGGAACAGGATCTGCTTGGCAAAGTGAATATACAGGTAAAGGGAAATTAATAGCTATAATAGACTCCGGTGCTGATCCGAATCATGAAATATTCAAAAAAACTGATGATGAACATCTTAGATTTAAAACTAAGGAACAGATGGATAGTTACCTAAAGGATAAAGGAATAAACTATCCTGGTGATAGATGGTTTAATAAAAAAATAGTTTATGGTTATAACTATGCTGATAAAAGTTCAGATATAAAGGAAAAATCTCAGACATCTCATGGTATGCACGTTGCCGGTATAATAGCGGCAAATCTTGATGATAAATTCAATCAGCAAGGTAAACTTATAAAAAAAGGTTTAAAGGGTGTGGCATATGATTCCCAACTTGCTATCCTTAGAGTTTTCGGAGGCGGTATGCTTGGAGGCGGCACTACTCCTGAAATATATAATAAGGCAATAGATGATGCTGTAAAACTCGGTGCGGACAGTATAAATATGAGTCTTGGAGCTACAGGAACAACAGATTCACGTTTGGAAAAGACAACTATTGAGGCATTAAAAAATGCTCAACAAGCAGGTATAGTTGTAGCTATAGCAGCAGGTAATGACGGTTTTATGGGATTTCAAATATTGGACGGTCCACCGTCAACTCAGTTGGATTATGGTCTGATAAACTCTCCTGGTATAGCTGATTTATCACTTACAGTTGCATCGGTAGATAATGCAACTATGAGAGAAAAAGGTATAAAAATCATAGGTGGTGCTGGTGAAAAGACTATACCATTTCAAATATCTGCAGATAAAATAGAATTTACAACAGATGAAAAAGAATATGTTGAAATCGGATATGGTTATGAAGAAGATTATAACAATAAGAATGTTGAAGGTAAATATGCACTTATAAAACGTGGAGAACCTGATGGCGGCAAAATATTAAATTTTAGCGATAAGGTTAAAAATGCTGAGAAAAAAGGTGCAATTGGAGCGATAGTATATAATAATATAGACGAAACAGATTTGACAAGTATGGGCGGAATAAATGCTAAAATACCATCTTGTTTTATAAGTAAAAATGATGGAGAATATCTAAAAAACAATCCGAATCTAAAGTTACAATTTACAAATTCGGATTCTGTTATGGAAAATCCAAATAGTTATAATTTATCATCTTTTTCAAGCTGGGGTGTTACTCCTGAAGGGAATATAAAACCGGATATATCAGCTCCGGGAGGAAAGATATATTCAAGTATTAATAATGACGAATATACTGTTATGAGTGGAACATCTATGGCTACTCCACACGTTGCAGGAGGTATTGCAATAGTTAAGGAATATGTTGAAAAAACATTTCCAAATGTAATGAATGCAGAGAAACACAGTCTTATTAAAAATTTACTTATGAGTACGGCTACACCACGTGAAGACAAAAAAACTGGAGCATATATGTCTCCAAGAGGTCAAGGCGCCGGACTGATGAATTTGAAAAACGCAATAAAGGCAAGTGTAGTTGCGATTGGAACAAATGGTGTATCAAGCATAAATCTAAGAAATTTAAATACAAATGATATAAAAATCAAAGGACAATTAAAAAATTATTCCAACTACGAAAAAGAATTTAATTATTATGCTGATTTGAATACTGACACAGTGGAAGGTGGAAGAATATTATTAAAACCGCAAAAAATAGATTCTACTAAAAATAGTAAAAAGTCTATAATAGTGCCTGCCAATGGAACAGCAGATTTTGAGGTTGATTTTACTTTATCAGATAGTGATTATGAAAAATTTAAAGCCCAAATGCCGAACGGATTTTTCTTGGAAGGTTTTGTGTTTTTTGAAAATTCAGACAGTGAACAAAACATAAGTATACCTTTTGTAGGATTCAGAGGAACATGGGAAAAATTACAAATAATTGAAGACAGTATATATAAAATGAGCAAAGAAAATAAAAAACCTTATTTTTATACAGAAACTATTTCACAATATTTAGATGCTCCTTTTACTCATATATCTTCAATAAATGAAGGAAAGCCTGTAGTGCTTGGAAGAGGCGAAGACAGTACTTTTGAGAAACCTGTGTTTGATGAAAACAAGATTGCCATTTCTCCGAATGGAGACGGAAGATCGGATAGAGCCGTATTTGTAGGAACATTTTTAAGAAACTATAAAGATTTCAAGATAAATATATATGATGAGAATGAAGAAAATGGAGTAAAAAAAGATTATCCTATATATACTGTGGAAGAGCAGGATGATGACGGTCAAAAGAACTTCTTCAATCAAAATTTTCCGGGAACATTCAACTTATCAACTACTAAATCTCACTGGAAATGGGAAGGAATAAATAATTCATCTGAAACAGTTGCAGATGGTAAGTATAAAATGGTAGTGGAAGCAAAATTGGACGGATATAATCTTGAACCTCAAAAAATGGAATTCCCTATAATTGTAGATACTGTATTTCCAAGAATAGTAAAGAGTAGTTATGATGAGTCTACTCGTATATATAAATTGGAGCAGGTTGAAGAAAAAGACTCAGGAGTGAGAAGTAGTGTTATAGTTTATGGAGATAAAATATATAAACCCGACAGCGATGGTAAATTTGAGAGATTACCGGAAAATGTAGACACTACTGAGGCAAAAATAAAAATACAAGATAATGCGTATAACGTCCTTGAACTGCCTCTTGATAAATCAATAAGAACAGGTAATGAAAAAACAATACTTGTAAAACCTAAACTATCATCAGCTACCATACCTTCAAATAAGTTTAAATGGAAAGTGCTTGATGCTCAAGGTAAATGGGCGGATCCATATAATTTGAAAGTTGGAAAATATACTCTTGTTATAGAAAGCGTAGATGAAGAGTATGAATTATTGTCACCGAAAGAAATATCTTTTGAAATAACAGAATCCGATACTCAAAAAGTAGTGGAAGTGGAATTTGCACATAAAGATAGAGAAGAAGCTGTTTTATCAATGTCAAATCCTTATGGTGCAAAATTCAGACTTATATTGGCGGATAAAGAAACAGGAAAGGAATATGAGCTTAACAAGAAAAATGAACAACTTTATATGGGATTCGTACCGGTAGGAGATTATAGAATTATAATAAGAGATTTAAGCGATGATTTCTATGCATTAATTACTGGAGGAGATTATCTTCCTGTTAGAAAAAATAAGACTGAATATGGAATAAATATAACAATATCAAGGAAAAAGATGAATTCTGTTACTGTAAATATAGAAAGAAACGGCTACGATTCAGAGTTTGATGTGTTATTTAGAGGAAAAGACCTTTATAAAACAAGATATTATCTACATTTTAATAAAGGAGAAGACAGCAAGAAGATTAATTTACCGGGTAAGTTGCCGTTTGAAATATATACTACAAATTTCAAAGCCGGGAATTATGGCAGTGATATTATTAATAAAGAATTCTTATTTGGAGAATACAGTGTAGATATAAAACTTGTATCAGGCATGAGTTCAAAACCTGTACCTGTAGAAAAGGAACCTTTACTGTTAAAGATAATTCAAGCTAAAAACTTGGATAAGGATGACTATAAAGAAGAATCTTGGGAAATATTTAAAGATGCGCTTGAATTGGCACAAAACACATATGATAAAGCCAACGCTTCTCAAGAAGAAGTTGATAAAGCATTAAGCGATTTAACAAAAGCCATAAATTCTTTAGAGCTTAAAAAACAAGAATTCAGTAAGAAAGATCTTGAAGAAAAAATAAAAAAAGCGGAAGAAATATTTGACAGTCTTGGTGATGATTATACAAATACTTCAAAAGATTATTTAAGCACTATGATAAAAATGGGTAAGGCTATGCTTCAAAACAAAAAAGCTACGCAAGAAGATATAAAAATTGCAATAGAAGCAATTGATAGAGCCATAAAGAATTTGGAAAGAAAAGATGGGAAAATAGATACAAGAGAATTGAAAGAACTTCTTGAAGAGATAAAAAATATAATAGATAATAAAAACAACTATTATGAAGATAATGCCATGGAAAATCTTGAAGCAAGATATAAATCTGCAAAAGAACTTCTTGAAAGCCCGGATATAACAGTAGAAGATATGGAAAGAACAATCAGCTCTTTAAGACTTTATTTAAGTAAAATAAAATCAAAAGCTGAAAGAAGCGTATTAAGAGATAAAATAGAGGAATATAAAAATATAAATTTAGATTTGTACAAATTAGATACAAAATTAGAATTTATAAGAGCTTTAAGAGAGGCTGAATCTGTGCTTAAAGATAATCTTGCATTACAAGACAAGATAGATAAAGCTGTTGAAAAATTGGAAACTGCAAAGAATAATCTAATACTAAAAGATGGCAGTGACGATAAATATGACTACAGTATAAACGATATTAGCGTTACTACTACGGGTACAATTTTAAATATAAGTTCAAGTATCAAACCTAATAAAGGTGATAAATTTAAATCAGGCGATAGAGTAAAAATATATTTTGAGGGCAGAGAATATGCTAAAAAATATAGAATAACAAATATAAGCGTAATTACCGGAAAATATGCAAGAAGTGTAAGAGTTAGAAGATTTGATAACAGTTTCTTAATGCCGAATGATGATGTGAACATAAATGTTAAAGTTGATGAAAATGATAAAACTATCGTATTGATACCGGATGTGTTTGATGGAGTTGCAACAACACAAGCTCAATTACAACCGGAAAATATAATTGATAAAAAAGTTAATATTAGTCTTAACACTGCTTACAATAGGGAAGTTAAGAAAGTAGGGTTAACACTACCGAAGGAAGTATTGTCTGAATTAGTTAAAAAGGATGTAGAAAATGTATCTATATCATTTGGAGATGTAGGGAAGCTTGAACTTAACAAAGAAATGATTAATAATCTGAGCTCAGATGATAAAGATGTAAATTTCTCGCTAAAACTACTGAATATATCAGAAGTTGATATGAATAAGTTAAAAGCATTGAATAAAAACTATGGGGAAAAATTAGAAAAAGAACTGAAGTATATAGTAGAGATTAAAAAAGATGACGAAGAACACAGTAACTTCAATGCAGGCAAAATAAAAGTCACATTACCTTATACAAAACCTGATGAATCGGATTTTGATGTCTTATATTTGGATGATAATACAGATGCAAATAAATTGGTTCCTATTTCCATAACGAATGCCAATTATGATGAAGATGAACAAGTGATTACTTTCTATACAGAACACTTCTCAAAATTTGCTATTCAAGAAATAGATAAAGAAGAATTAATAAAAGAAGTGGAATATTCTAAAGAAATAGAATCAAAATTGAGTGCTTATGAAAATATCGGACAAGCTGAATTTAAAGAGGCATTAAAAAGAGCGGAAGAAGTTTTAAACAAATCAAAGATTGAAAAAGGAGACATTAAAAAAGCTCTTGAAGAGTTGAAAGAAAAGAGAGAAGCATTAAAATTAAAATCTAATAATAATAATAATAATGCGAAAAGACCTTCAACGCCAGGTTCAAACGGCGGTGGCGGAGGTGGAGGTGGCGGAAGTGTAGCCTCTACTCAGACAGTAAATCCTGCTGTAAAAAAAGGTGAGCTTTCAAAACAATATTTAGATATAAAATCTAAAATAGACGCTAAAATTCAGAAGATATTGGACAATAAAAATCTATATAGCAAAGAAACATTAAAGGAAGTACAAGATGCATTTGAGGCGTTCAGATATGGAGTAAGAGATTCAAAAGCCTTATTGGATACTGTACTGGAAAAAGCAAGAATAGAACGTATAACAAATATTTTAAAAATTGGATATATGTCAGGATATCCTAACAATACATTTAAACCTGACGGAAAAATGACAAGAGCAGAAGTTGCTGTTATGTTTTTGACTTTGGTGGATCCGGATGAAGATAAAAATATAAAATTGCCGTTTACAGATGTAAAACCGGGCTCTTGGTATGCAAATTCAGTTTTACAATTAGATAAATTGGGATATTTCAAATTGAGTTCAAGTGATAAATTTGAACCTAATAAAAATATAACAAGAGCAGAAGTTGCTTTCATAATAGCGAAACTGAAAAAATTAGATGCAGGGACAAAAACATTTAAAGATGTATCAGAAGAGCATTGGGCATTGAGAGCAATATCAGCTTGCGCAGATGCAGGAATTATATCCGGCTATGCAGATGAGACATTTAAACCTGATGAGCAAATAAGCAGAGCAGAAATGGTGTCAATGCTTAGCAGAGCATTTGATATAAAACCTAATATTGAAGGCAAAAAAGCATATTCTGATGTAAAACAGAGCCATTGGGCGTACAATTATATAGTATCAGCAAGAAAAAAATAA